The Desulfoscipio gibsoniae DSM 7213 genome contains a region encoding:
- the cas3 gene encoding CRISPR-associated helicase Cas3' gives MSTTLLSHPDQDLSAHLLGVSRWTQMLSAGREVKFWDAGVLNDILKILSFAHDFGKATPYFQKYIENPYKQKSGPLARHSLLSAVVGYRLAKYYFEGYRDAQKLSLFVYVAIKRHHGNLHSIEDEFLTFSDQDQDLLLKQVRSIDFSMLEETWKPLVIQLPPGLSKILPFTCEKLEIWIKDMQEELNQISLWWLLNEDKNQSFLGDKNEPQAEYSLDNYFKFLYIYSLLLDADKSQVGIREYHRNNVEISLNLVDEYKKHNQWDSTGLNDFRNMAYEEISDNLSLADQGNLFKITLPTGMGKTLAAYNFAFRLRDKRLKNRGIPPRIIYALPFLSVIDQNYNVLSDIMELQGLTGHNILIKHHHLADPVYTMGKGEDEITYSPNASKLLIEGWASEVVVTTFVQLFETLIGWRNSCLRRFHNLAHSIIVLDEIQALPVSYWQLAQHVLEYMINNMNVDIILVTATQPKIFTGDMNPFELVNAEQYFGNMDRIAMKVDLFPRTVSEFADSIKDELQGQERKSFLFIFNTIASAKEFYQLLVKMVDEPVAFLSTGVVMKDRSLRIKDIKDKKYRFAVSTQLVEAGVDIDFDVVYRDFAPMDSINQAAGRCNRNGLGERRGVVNIIYLVRENKKRSYAGLIYNNTSLDITKRILKDKGMISESELLDLIDLYFQHAKDLGRASESFHLLEALQNLRFNSGDNPDAGVNDFRLIKQRGNRVNIFVELDREAEEVWLEYEDIVQHCEDFYQRQERFETIKKDFYQYVISVTVNEGMFLPPEFNNFCYVSKFQLKSYYDKNLGFDTSNYENIF, from the coding sequence CTGTCTACCACACTTTTAAGCCACCCTGACCAAGATTTAAGTGCTCATCTACTTGGAGTCAGCAGATGGACACAAATGCTCAGTGCCGGTCGTGAAGTAAAATTCTGGGACGCCGGTGTTTTAAATGATATTTTAAAGATTTTATCTTTTGCTCATGATTTTGGAAAAGCTACGCCATATTTTCAAAAATACATTGAGAATCCGTATAAACAGAAAAGTGGCCCCCTGGCCAGACATTCACTTCTGTCCGCCGTAGTTGGTTATAGATTGGCCAAATATTATTTTGAGGGTTACCGGGATGCACAAAAATTAAGCTTGTTTGTTTACGTGGCTATTAAAAGGCATCATGGTAATTTGCACAGTATTGAAGATGAATTCCTTACTTTTAGTGACCAGGATCAAGACTTACTTTTAAAACAGGTTAGATCCATTGACTTTTCAATGCTGGAAGAAACTTGGAAACCTCTCGTTATACAGTTGCCCCCCGGCTTATCCAAGATATTACCCTTTACCTGTGAAAAACTAGAAATTTGGATCAAGGATATGCAAGAGGAGCTAAATCAAATTAGTTTATGGTGGTTGTTAAATGAAGATAAAAATCAGTCTTTTCTTGGAGACAAAAATGAGCCTCAGGCTGAGTATAGTCTTGATAATTATTTCAAATTCTTATATATTTATTCCCTTTTATTGGATGCCGACAAAAGCCAGGTGGGGATAAGGGAATACCACAGGAATAACGTTGAGATATCCTTGAATTTGGTAGATGAATATAAGAAGCATAATCAATGGGACAGTACCGGACTTAACGATTTTAGAAATATGGCCTATGAAGAAATATCCGATAATTTATCCTTGGCGGATCAGGGTAATTTGTTTAAGATCACCCTGCCCACGGGTATGGGGAAAACATTGGCCGCATATAATTTTGCCTTCAGGTTAAGGGATAAAAGGCTTAAGAATAGGGGCATTCCCCCTAGAATTATTTATGCTTTACCATTTTTAAGCGTTATTGATCAGAATTACAATGTTTTATCCGATATCATGGAATTACAAGGATTGACCGGGCACAATATTCTTATAAAACATCACCATTTAGCTGATCCCGTTTATACAATGGGAAAGGGTGAAGATGAAATAACATATTCACCCAACGCTTCAAAGCTGCTAATTGAAGGATGGGCTTCGGAAGTGGTTGTTACTACTTTCGTCCAGTTGTTTGAGACCTTAATTGGATGGAGAAATAGTTGTTTGAGACGTTTTCATAATCTGGCCCATTCCATTATAGTTCTTGATGAAATTCAGGCTTTGCCGGTTTCTTACTGGCAATTGGCACAGCATGTTTTGGAGTACATGATCAACAACATGAATGTGGATATTATATTGGTTACCGCAACTCAGCCCAAGATATTTACGGGTGATATGAACCCCTTCGAACTTGTTAATGCTGAGCAATATTTTGGGAACATGGATAGAATTGCAATGAAAGTGGATTTATTCCCCAGGACCGTGAGCGAATTTGCAGATTCAATTAAAGACGAATTACAGGGGCAGGAAAGAAAAAGCTTTTTATTTATATTTAATACCATTGCATCGGCTAAAGAGTTTTACCAACTCTTAGTGAAAATGGTGGATGAGCCGGTGGCGTTTCTATCCACAGGTGTGGTGATGAAGGATAGAAGCCTTAGAATAAAAGATATTAAGGATAAGAAATACCGTTTTGCCGTCAGTACCCAGTTGGTGGAGGCGGGTGTGGATATAGATTTCGACGTGGTTTATAGGGACTTTGCCCCTATGGATTCAATAAACCAGGCTGCCGGACGCTGTAACCGAAATGGCCTGGGTGAACGTCGCGGGGTTGTAAATATAATTTACCTTGTTCGGGAAAACAAAAAAAGATCATATGCCGGTTTGATATACAACAATACCTCCCTTGATATAACCAAAAGGATATTAAAGGACAAAGGTATGATTTCTGAAAGTGAGCTTTTAGATTTAATAGATTTATATTTCCAACATGCCAAGGATTTGGGTAGGGCCAGTGAGTCCTTTCATTTGTTGGAGGCTTTGCAAAATCTAAGATTTAATTCAGGGGATAATCCAGATGCAGGGGTGAACGATTTTAGACTAATTAAACAGCGAGGTAATCGGGTTAATATTTTTGTAGAATTGGATCGGGAGGCGGAAGAAGTATGGTTGGAATATGAAGATATCGTTCAGCACTGTGAAGATTTTTATCAACGGCAGGAAAGGTTTGAAACAATTAAAAAGGATTTTTATCAATATGTAATCTCTGTTACTGTTAACGAAGGGATGTTTTTGCCCCCTGAGTTTAACAATTTTTGCTATGTTAGTAAGTTTCAGCTCAAAAGTTATTATGATAAAAACCTTGGTTTTGATACTTCTAACTATGAAAATATTTTTTAG
- the cas4 gene encoding CRISPR-associated protein Cas4, with protein MNAREINVSGTLVWYYYICPREVWLIGHQITADQDDANVSLGRFIQDYTYPRERKELAVGQSKMDVFRVTDEGLVIGEVKKSSKFKSSARMQLAFYLSELKQRGIEARGELRFPKEKRKEEVMLNEQTERELDKVCREILRILYLPAPPEPKKISFCRKCAYAEFCWS; from the coding sequence GTGAATGCCAGGGAAATCAATGTTAGTGGCACCCTGGTGTGGTATTACTATATCTGCCCCAGGGAAGTCTGGCTAATTGGCCATCAGATTACCGCCGACCAGGATGATGCAAATGTGTCCCTGGGACGGTTTATTCAGGATTATACATATCCACGTGAGCGTAAAGAACTGGCGGTTGGCCAAAGTAAAATGGATGTTTTTCGTGTCACGGATGAGGGTTTGGTTATCGGAGAGGTCAAGAAAAGCTCCAAGTTCAAAAGTAGTGCCCGCATGCAGTTGGCTTTTTATTTAAGCGAGTTAAAGCAACGTGGTATAGAGGCCCGGGGAGAACTGCGTTTTCCCAAAGAAAAACGCAAAGAAGAAGTAATGTTGAACGAGCAAACTGAACGGGAGTTGGACAAGGTATGCCGGGAAATCCTACGTATTCTTTACCTTCCCGCCCCACCGGAGCCTAAAAAGATAAGTTTTTGCAGAAAGTGCGCTTATGCAGAATTCTGCTGGTCGTGA
- the cas1b gene encoding type I-B CRISPR-associated endonuclease Cas1b, with protein sequence MKKTLYVFSSGELSRKDNTLFFETEEGRRFIPVEDTGEIMIFGELTVNKKLLEFLSIKEIVLHFFNYHGYYMGSFYPREHLNSGFMTLRQAEHYLDEERRLIIAKEFVRGAARNIRQVLKYYHGREKDVARQLNAIENLIAPIDECKDISTLMALEGNIRDHYYHAFDEIVGNPDFIFQERTRRPPKNYLNTLISFGNSLMYTICLSEIYKTHLDPRIGYLHSTNFRRFTLNLDLAEIFKPIIVDRLIFSLLGKKMITKESFDRVTEGIMMKEKARKCFVENLDEKLKTTIKHRDIGRPVSYRRLIRLELYKMEKHLMGEKEYQAFVARW encoded by the coding sequence ATGAAGAAAACTCTATATGTTTTTTCCAGTGGCGAACTCTCGCGCAAGGATAATACCCTGTTTTTTGAAACAGAAGAAGGTCGGCGTTTCATCCCGGTGGAAGACACCGGGGAAATTATGATTTTCGGAGAGCTAACCGTCAATAAGAAACTGTTGGAGTTCTTATCTATAAAAGAGATTGTGCTGCATTTTTTTAATTATCATGGCTATTACATGGGTTCATTTTACCCGCGCGAACATCTAAATTCCGGATTTATGACATTAAGGCAAGCTGAGCACTACCTGGATGAGGAAAGGCGTCTAATCATAGCAAAGGAGTTTGTGCGTGGCGCGGCCAGGAACATCCGCCAAGTATTGAAATACTACCATGGCCGGGAAAAGGATGTGGCGCGTCAATTAAATGCGATTGAGAATTTAATTGCGCCCATAGATGAATGCAAGGATATATCAACACTGATGGCCTTGGAGGGGAATATCCGCGACCATTATTATCATGCTTTTGATGAAATAGTGGGCAACCCGGACTTTATCTTCCAAGAGCGCACCAGGCGCCCACCTAAAAATTATTTAAACACACTGATTAGTTTTGGGAATTCTCTAATGTATACTATTTGCCTCAGTGAAATATACAAGACACATCTGGATCCCCGCATCGGTTACTTGCACTCCACCAATTTTCGCCGTTTTACCCTGAACCTTGACTTAGCTGAAATATTTAAACCGATAATAGTGGACAGGTTAATCTTTTCCCTGCTCGGGAAGAAGATGATTACTAAGGAAAGTTTTGACCGGGTTACAGAAGGGATCATGATGAAAGAAAAGGCCAGAAAATGCTTTGTAGAAAACCTGGACGAAAAATTAAAAACTACCATTAAACACAGGGATATTGGGCGTCCGGTTTCTTACCGCAGGTTAATTCGGCTGGAATTGTACAAGATGGAAAAACATTTGATGGGGGAAAAAGAATATCAGGCTTTTGTAGCCAGGTGGTAG
- the cas2 gene encoding CRISPR-associated endonuclease Cas2 yields the protein MFVILVYDVGQKRVAKVLKKCRQYLNWVQNAVLEGEVSDANLKKLKMELERIIHKDEDSVIFYSLRTTKYSSREIMGLKKGGDENII from the coding sequence CTGTTCGTTATTCTGGTTTATGATGTTGGGCAAAAGAGAGTGGCTAAAGTATTGAAAAAATGCCGACAGTACCTTAACTGGGTTCAGAATGCCGTACTGGAAGGTGAGGTTTCAGACGCCAATCTAAAAAAGTTAAAAATGGAGTTGGAGCGAATTATTCACAAAGACGAAGACTCGGTCATATTTTACTCTTTGCGTACAACGAAATACTCTTCCCGAGAGATTATGGGTTTAAAAAAAGGAGGAGATGAAAATATAATCTAG